In Harpia harpyja isolate bHarHar1 chromosome 21, bHarHar1 primary haplotype, whole genome shotgun sequence, the DNA window GTACAAACTCCTGgcgaggggtttggggggggaacaCCGGCCGCCCCCGGCTCGGCACCCACTCACCAGGCAGGCCAGCGCCCCGCGCAGCAGCCCCGTCCGCCGGGCTGAGCCCCTGGGCAGCAGGTCCAGGTTCCCACGGGAAACCCGGGCGTAAAAATCTCCGCAGGTCCCACCGCGCACCTCGGCCGGGCTGCGGGGAGCAAGAGTCAGCGCGGCAGGGAGGAACAGGGCGAAGGGCTTGTCCGGGCAGGAGATCTTTCGTGTTGCTTTTTGTGGGCACGGGGAAAGTAGTTTTAAACTGTTGCTCCCTACTAAGCAATGAGCTGCCGAGTtgcacggggctgggggggtctctTATCCTGGGGAGGACAACCCCGTGCACCCCATGCTGTGGCCAGCGTGGCCCCAGGCTCAGAGAGGAGAGGGGTGAGGAGGGGACcagggggtctgcagggctggaaACGCCCCGTGTGGGTCTGAAGGTGCCCACGGACGATTTTCGTAATACTCTTCCCCACGCAGAGCTCCTGCGTGCCCCAGGGTGTGCCAGGGCCACGCCGGCGAACGCTGCGTGGCGTGATTCAGCACCAAAACCGCAGCCGTGTGCCACCCTCGATACTCACACAAAGAAGAGCAGTAGGTCTGGCGGGTACCTGCCGAAATCGGCCGTCAGGTTCTTGGCAGCGAGCAGCCTGGCCAGGCAGGACAGCTGGGCAGAGCGCGGTTTGTCTTGTCAATGCCAAGGCAGCGAGACCCCCTTCACCCCGGCACCCCCCCGGCTCCCTGTGCCCTGTTGGGCTCCATGAGGTTTGCAGCCCCCATTCCTGCCCCTGCCCACCTGGGCACCGCTCAGCTccgctgttttgttttgcaatcCCCGGGCAAACGCGAGGATGTCGGCTGCAGGCAGGTCGCTGGCTGGGATGCACTGGAAACCTTGCAGGACCGAGGCTGAGAGGCTGCGTTGGGGAGGCACAGTTGCATTTCACCATCTACTTTAGCTCGCCAACACCCCCGTGGAGGATGAACCCGCTCGTTCCCTTGGGAAATCCCCCTTCACCCTGACCACGGCTGCGTGGGGTAAGTAGGAATAACATGGGGCGTCATGAAAATGTCCCCTAATGCCAATGCTGAAGGTGGTGCTGAAGGGGAtgccctgcaggcaggagggtgccCGTCCCCACGGCCGGGGTGATGGCAGAGGTGCCCACCATACCCCAGGCTTGGGATGAGGGAGGAACCAGCAGAGCCTGGATTTCGGTTCAGGGGAGGCTCCCGTTGCATCGGCGTCAGCCCCgtaaaggaaaggaaattctTGGTGTGTTTGTGCTACAACAAAAGCCGATGCAGCTGAAATCCCAGCCTGGGTGCCAGCACCAGAACTGGCTGCGCAAGGCTGTAAATCCTCTCCAGCCCAAGTCACCTGTCACAGCAGCCGTGACATGGATGTGGGGAGAAATGCAACACCCGCCCATGCCAGCCCCACTGCCTGTGCCCCCCCGAGACCCCTCTGCTTCTCAGAGACCCCAGCTGGGCCTGATACTTACTCAGCATGTTGCCCAGTAACAGACAGGATGGCTCCGATGATCAGggcagcctgggaaggaggaTGGGGGGGACATTCAGCCCAAGCAAGGAACAGGAAAAAGGGCTTTTAAACCCAGGGATCGAGCGTGGAATGGGATCTGACCTGGCCAGCGTGCCCAGACCGGCAGCTGCTGCCCACGAGCTGCGGGCAGCTGAAAACCGCAGCAGCCCTGAGGCTGCTCTGGGTTACGCGTGGGGGCAAAAGCCACCATAGCTGCTCTCAGGAGTGGGGACCCTTCAACAGCGGGTCTGTCCCTGCTTCCCcggagctgggggggctgggtgCCCATCAGGTTTAGGGTCCCAGCCCTCGGTttaggagcagggcagggaggctgcCAGGCAGTGGGTGAGCAAGGGACGGgatgggacagggacaggaccACGGGCTGCAGAGGGGGCCAGTGGGGAGGCGATGGCTTTGCCTCCCTGGAGCTAAGGACTGGGGGAACCGCGGCAGCTCTGCCGCTCCCGGCACCAGCTGCGAGGTTTCGGCAAAGCCCTGGTATATTCGGAGCCACGGGAGCAGCCGGCGGTGACTCACCGCTGCTGCTTTCACGAGGTCTGCGGAGAAACCTGCAACGAAGCGGGAGCGGGTTATAAAACATCCATGACCGTATGTACCGGCGGTCGGGGGCTGTTCTAAAGCAGCTCCAAGTTTAAAGTCTGGGAAGGGCCTTTTCTTTGTCAATTGAATAATGTTTAGTAAATGCTGGTGAACTCTATGCAGCGAGCAGCCCCAGTACCGCCCTGCAGCCTGCACCAGCCCAAGCAACCTGGGGTGACTCAGGGTAGGTTTAGAAGACAAAAAGTGATAAATCTGCCCCTGGAAATCTGTCTGTGCAGATTTCTAACGCGGTGACGGCTGCAGCCAGGAAAAACTCCCGCTGCCTGCGGATGCTGACGGGAGCACGAGGCAGAGTGCAGGGAGCGGGTTGGGAATGAAAAGCAGCGCGGGCTGGAGCATCCCCGGTGCCGGGGGGTGGAAGGGGTTCCCGGGACAGGGTCAGCTTTTGGGGGACAAGATGTAACTCACGGAGGCAGAGGGTGATGGctgctggggccggggctgcccgcaCCATGcttgctgcctgtgctggggcttcGTCCTTGGCGCGGGTCAGGCGAGCAGAGAGCGCAAACGGGGAGCCGTGTCCCACGCTCTGGGACGGTGCTGGCTGCCggctggggtggggaaggtgCCGGGGGGGGTCCCGCAGCCGATTCTCTTGTCcggtgctggggctggagccGTGGGAGTCCAGCAGCTCAGCGTGCTCACCCGTGCTCTGTGAGTGCCTGCACAAACCCCCTGCAACCAAGGGAGAGATTTTAAATCCTGtataatagaaaacaaatttcattCTCCATCCGTTATTAAAAGAAATTCCACAATAACTTGTCCTCTCTGACACGCAGAGCCCCACTCTTGCCTGTGACCTGCAGGGACAGGatccccctccatcccccagcTCCGCACGGGACCACACCAGCACAGACTGGGGGAAATCCAGTGAAAACCAGTAGAGGAGCACCAGCAGGCATTGCCCTTCCCCTGTACCCGACTCCGCACCCCTCAGCTAGAAACCGATAGAAAATACATCCCCGCTCTAGAAATGCCATCAATGGGCCGCCCAGAGCAATTAGCTTATTGCCCTTCGAACTACATGCGAGTAATTTTTCCACCAAGTCTCATTCTGTTCCCTAAATCCCACCGGTGGCCTTGCTGAGTTGCTCTCTGTCCAGGGGGGATTTGGCTCGGGGATGAGGATTCGGCGCTGCTCAGCCGGGGAAGGTGCTCACCCACCTGCGATGGCCGGGGATGGGCAGCGCCGGGGACGGCTCGGCACTTATCTGCTGCGGGGTGGGGATGTTGCTCTGAAAACGGGGTGTGACGGGGCAGTTTCTCAACAGTGTTTtgtaaagctgctttctctcctggttttggttttggttttttttttctcctttgtaaagGGTCACTTTGAACTTTGGGGCAAATGAGTTAAATCCTCTGGTTTGGTGATTTCTGTGCTCCTGGTGGAGACAAAGGTCCTCCCAGTTAGTGAAAAACCTTTGAGCCATTCAGGGGTATATTTTATAGGACAACTGGGGTGCAGAACGGACGAGTCCTCGATGATGGGCTCAGCACCCCTCTGGGAGGTCCTCCCCTTGTGCCCGTCCTTTTTTCCTTGTGCCCGTCCTTTTTGCCTTGACCATGGACAATTTTTTATAGCTTTCTCCCTGCAATTTCTGATCCCGCTCTGCAACGCCGTCCAGCACGTGCCATGAAGAAGgaaaccaaaaagaaaggaagcGAAGCCTTTCCGAGGAGCCCgctgctgtgcagcagcaaaCGTTATCTGCGCATTTATCCCGAGCAAAGGGAAGGGTGAGAGCAGTCGGCTGGGCTGGCCACCCGGCTGCACCACCCGCTCGGCAGGGTTTGGGGGCATCAGCCTTTGCGAAGGGTCCCTGGACCTGTCGGCACAGCGCTGAGCGGGGTTTGCCATCCCCCGGTGCTCCCGGCTGGTGTCCCCATTGCCGTCCCTCACCGAGCAACCGGTCCTGCAGCACCAGGGCTTGGTCAATGCCCGCGGGTGTTTCTGGTTTCTATTTTGGAAGGCTTTGCTGTAAAAACAGCTTTTTGTTGGAGTGGTAAAATTACAGAAACTTGTTTGCTACGAGGCTGCCGATGGGACGCGGCCCCTGCCCTGGGCTTGCCAGCCAGAGGTGGCTGGATCGGGAGGGCAGGGGCAAATTCGGGGCCCCTTTGCGGGTCACCGCGTCCACCGTGTCCCTGCGGAGCTTAAAACCAGCCCCGGAACAACCCCAGGGGCTGTGGAAGAGCGGGCACGGGAGCATCCACCCCAAACCCCATGTGCTGGGAAGCATCTGCCGAAGCCCCTTCCCGCAGGGACCTCGGCGGGTCGGTGGTGGGCAGTGTTGCTGCCAGAGGCAAGGAAGCACCGACTGCATCTCCCCTCCTcttaaccagctgcttctccgtccTTGCCAGCTTTATAATCTTAAAAATCTCACAACTTGGAAACTGCAAATAATTCCTTTGGGTCTTCACTCGCTTTTCCAGCTGCTCAAACCCAAGGAATGACTGTTGATGTGCCAGAGTTATATAGAAATCATGCATGGCGGCAGCTTTCCCTGTGCACCCCCTAaacaccagcagccccagggctgctccctcaCCTCCTTGGCGAGGAGAGCTGCCGTGTTTTGAAATTAGGAGTTTTTCTTCCGCCTCCGTTATTTGGTTCGGGACAATCCCAGCCGCTGTTGTTGGTCAGGGTGGGCAgcgggcagggacaggcaggggaagGACCGGGACAGTGGCATCTGCCCCAGCCACCTCGAGCATCCTTGGTCATCGGTGTGAGAATTACTAAATCCGGGAGGGCTTTCGGGTAAATAATCCCAGTGGTTTCGGCCAGGGAGATTTCAGCAGGGTGAGGATGAGTGCTCACGCAACAGGTTGGCTGGGCTGGAGCCCTGGGGCCAGTCCTGCTGTGCCGGTCCGGGCTCATTCCTGGAAGCCCCCAGCACCACACCAGCCACACCGCAGCAACGTGTGTGGATTGAGAGACCAGAGGGTGAACTGCGGGGTATGTAGGTAATGGTTTACTACGGTAATGTGCAACAAGAAATAAGGGTTATCGCAAGCCGTACAGAACGTCACGAGATACATACCCGATCACAACCCGCCCCGGTCCGAATGCACGAGTGGATTCACAGATGATGCAGCAAATGGCCCCGTGGCAGTGACGGCAGAGAGGGACTGGACGTGGCGCGCGAGGGGAGCCGGGGAAGGGCGCCTGGAAAACACCTCTCCGCAGGGTAAGGAAAATAGGTATTTATCTCTGGTTCCTGCAATGCCGGGTAAAAGTGCAATGCACGAAGGCTGATGGGTGGTGCAGGGTGCAGGGGCTCCTCGACGCAGACGGCGGGGCGAGCGCTGGGTGCCAGCCCCCCAGCACTGACGGTCCATCAGCGTCCCCTCGTGCGTGGGCACTGGCGTGTCCCCACGTACCACCCCCAGCGACCGCAGCCTCGTCCCGGCCGTGTCCCCCGTCACGCCGCGGGGACCGTTCCCACACCGAGACCTGCCGGAAGGGAAGGCTGCGTCCCACCCCTGATGCTATAAATCTCACCCGTAACTTTTCAGGACCTCCTGTGCACGTCACCCACGTTCATTCTTTGGCAAACAGGTTCGTGGCGTTAATTTACAGCTTCGGGAACCGCCTGTGGgtgcctctcccctccccggccaCTCCTGGGAGATGGGACGGGCAGGGACAGGACCTGGGAAGGAGGAGACAGCTCTTCTGctcccccaaacctccccccGAGCCCTCTGCCACCGGCTCATGAACCCGTGGTCCCCGCTCGGTGCCCAGGGCTGGCGCGGGCAGAGCCGCCAGCTGTGCACCGGTCCCCATCCCGCAGCGGACGGCAGCACTTTGTGCCAAGCCACAAAATCAAGGTGACAGCCACCTCCTGCCCGGCGGCGTGCCGCGGCACGGTGAGCTGGCACCCGCCGGCACCCGGGGACGCAAGGGCCGGGCGATGCGATACCCCACGGGGTTTCGGTGACCTGCGCGGTGCTTTCAGCCGTGTCATTTTATTCCCCCTCAGGGTTGGAATATTAGTTGCGTGAAATCACTGTCAGGTGCATTTTAAATGGGACAGGGCTTGTGGGATGACAGTAATTCTGGGCACGTGCTGATGGTGCCGAATACCCCGGGGACCGGTGCTCTGTATGCAATGGGCTCCGGCCAcctctgtccccccccagcccacgtcAGCTGCCCTGCTCTCTTCGTTTCCTAAATgtcctccaagggctgcagaggacaagcagggtgggaaggagagagagaagcgGCACGCCACCGACCAGCAAAGCAAGATCATTTCCAGAGAAACTCTTCTTGGTATCTTGCAAAGCTCAGCGCCAGCGTGAGAGCCGAGCTCCTTCCCACTCTTCGCATCAGTCCTCAGCCTTTCTTTCGGCTTCAACCGTTTCCTCGGCCGCTCTCGCTGCTCCAGAGCCCTCCCAAACTGCCCACCCGAAGGAcctgctcccagcaccctccGGTGCTGACAGCCCCACAGCAACCAGCCCGACGACCCACGCGATGGGACCAAAACATGATACTTATTCCCCCTCGTTTGGGTAAAGCAGAAAGGGGCTTGTGTTTTCTGAGCTGTCTCAGCAGGGGTTACATCCACACCCAGGATAAAAGTGGGCACTAGGAAAAGGCAATGCTAATAGAAGGTATAATAAGATCTATTAAAAAAGCTTTGGGCTGCTAGCTCTCTGACCACGAAAGTACTAAAAATACACTCATTTCCGAGACCACCCGTATTTCAGAACTGCTAAAAGACTAGATTCTTCtcacagaaatttgaaaaaagtttaaaatccaTTCCTATCAACTCACTCACCTTCaacaacctttaaaaaaaaacacccgTGGGCTGGGGCAGGAAGGAAAGCGTGTGGGCAGGGTCGGGCAGGCAGCACGTCCTCGGTGGCAGGCAGGGACCTCTCCTGCACCCATCGCACAGCCCAGCTCCGTGGGCAAAACACCTTGGGGCTGCCCCTGGACTAGGGGGGCTGTCGGTGCCCCCCAGGCTGCATTTCAGCCTCCTGATCTCCCACCTCCCACCCAACGCGTGTGCCAGTGAGCGCAGCAGGCTGGAGCGAAGGGAACTGGGGACACGGACACCGAAGCTGTACCCGGCATGTTCTCCCCTCCCTTTGCTGGGCTGCATTTTAGCATCCGAGCACTGAGGGTTTGCGGATACGTCCATCACCCTCACGGCAAAGGCATCGTCCGTGCTGCCCCAGCTGTGCCTGAGCCCCGGGACAGGGATGTAAAGCTTTGGGGTCACTCTAAGCTGGTACATGACACACTGACTCTGCTGCTGAGGCCCAGAATTAGGAAAGGGGCATCCAGTGGCCAGATGGATGATGTGTAtgttaaaaaccaaacccatcCTAATCGCTGCTAAAATCTGCCTAATCCCAGCCCCAGAAGTGAGGGAAGCCATGGCATACAGAAAGCGCAGATGTGGAGTCAGCGCTGGGCTCCATGGGGACCCGCTGGGACGAAAATGGAGCATTGGGCTGGAAATGCAGAGACGTGGTTTGTGCTCACTCCAAAGCCCACTCGGCCAACCACTGCTCGCACCGGGCTCGCTGCTCCTCTGTCTCCACGCTCTTGGCTTCGCTCGGTGCCTCATCTCCTCCGCCACCAAGCACGGCTTCctggctctcctcctcctcttccccgtTCCGCATCACCTTGTCCTTCAGCTCTTGGATGGTCTCATCCAGCCGGTGAGTGACGTGGTGGGGCACCCAGTTGCTGTCCATTGCGGTGACGAAGGGATCGGGCGCGCAGACCTCGATAAGCTCCTTGCCGGTGGGGATGCGCAGGTAGTACGCGTGGAGCATCATCCTGTAGGGACTGCTGTCCTTCTTGTGGCTGTAGGTGAAGTCCCCCACGATGGGGTGGCCGATGGCGCTGCAGTGAACCCGGAGCTGATGAGTCCGCCCTAAGGGGAGAGCGGGAGCAGAGGAATCAGGGACACAGGTTATCCCTGAACCTCTCCTCAAAGGCACAGTGGTGCGAGGTGACGACGCACCAACTGGCATTTGTCCCCCCCGGGTCTGAGAACCTGAGTCCTCCGCGAGCTGAGTGCAGCGCTCAGCACCGCTCAGCCCTTTCTAGGCTTTGTTTTTTACTGTGCCACCGTGCTGCAAACAAGGTCCAGGGCTGCAAGCCCGGGTCCCgctgcagcacctctgctgcctgTCCGTCCATCCTCAGCAGCCCCCCACGcccgcgctgccccggccccgaGCTCCAACCTGTCAGCGGCTGCAGCAGCACTTTGGTTACGGGGTCTCCGCTGTAGGACCCGTGCTCCAGCACGATCAGCTCCGACTGGCAAGGCTTGGGATTTTCACAGCCTGCAACGAGATCCAGAGGCGGGGGTCAGCTCCCTCTGGCGCGGCCTGGGTGGTCCGCGCAGCACAGGCAGGGTGCAGGAGCCGCTCACCCTCCGTCCCGTCGATGCACATCATGTGGGTCATGCCCTCGGTGGTGTTCTTCCCTATGGCGTAGCGGATCGTCATTCGGCTCTGGCTGACGTGGCCCCTGACCTGCGGGGCAGAAAGCCGGTTTGCAAACCGAGCCCTGGCACTCGCTCCTCGCCGGCACCGGGACGACAAGCAGCAGAGGCCAGGCTGCAGTTCTGCAAACTCAGAAGCTATGTTCAGAAGCAAGACCTTGCGGGGTGGGCTTACCAGGGCGAGATAGGCTTTGGTCACCAGCCGGTCTTTAAAACACTTGTAGGCGCTTCCCGCCGCCGCTTTGTTGAGCGCGACGCACAGGGCCCCGCTGGTGGAGAAGTCGAGCTGGTGGCAGAACCTGGGGAAGAGACGGGAGGCAGAGGAGCATCCCCGGGCGCTCGGGCAGCGTCCCCGGCAGGGCAGAGCCCGTTTCGGTCCCCGGCCGCTCACCTGAAGCCGTAGTAGGTGTCGGGGTCGGCCAGCTCGGGGAAGCGGTACTTGAGCTGGCTCTGCAGGGTCAGCGTCTCGTACCACATCTTGCTGTCGATGCGGATGTCCCAGTGCTTGTTGACCACGATGAAGTCGGAGCTCTGGTACAGGATGGACAGGTTGTCGATGGTGCCCGGCTCCATGGCCAGCGCCCTGCGGGGAGCGTGAGGGGGAATTGGGGGGGTGCGCAGGGCGGGAAGAGCCTCCGGCCGCAGCCTGTGCACCCCGGGGATGGGCACAGCACCCCGGCGGAGCGAAGGGACCCGGTGAGAgcgggcagggagcagagcccggGGGGGGGTACCCCCGGTGGGACTGGAGATGTACCCGTGCTGCGCCGGTACCGGCGTCCCGCTGCACGGCTCCCAGACGTCCCGGTATCACGCGTGGAGGCCCCGCAGCCGCACGGTACCGGTCCGATCCATCCCGACGGCGGGGCTCGGCCTCCCCCCGTTCCTCCCACCCCCCGAACCGCTGccagccggggccgggccgcgatctcgccggctccggccgggatCGCACGCCGCGGCGCCCCGCTGGGGACACGCGGGACGGACGGAGGGGAGGAGACGGGACACGGCGGAGGGGACACGCAGGACCGAAGGGGACGGCGCTACCCCGGTCCCgacccccgttccccccccccccggaccgaCCTGCAGCGCCgtccccgggccgggccgggcggcgagCAGGGCTACATTGTATCCACCGGCGGCGCGGCGTCCAGCCGTGCGTCGTATCCAATCAGCGCCGTCACCGCCTCGTCCACCCGCGCGTTCTATCCAATCAGCGCCGTCGCCGCTTTCGGTCGGCGCGTCGCGTCCAATCAGCGGCGGCTCCGTTACGGCGCGGCGGCCGGAagagcgagcgggcgggcgggcgcggtgCCGGTGCGCGTTATGGCGGACCCCGAGGAGGGACCCGAGGACGGCTTCTACCAGCGGTTCGCGGCCGAGCTGGAGGTGCTGGCCGAGCTGGGAGGTGGGCGCTGCTCCGGCGCCGTGTCCGGTACCGGAGGCGGCGgcggaaggagggagggagcgggcgggcagcggccgggctTTGCGCGGAGCCGCCCGTGCCCTGCCCCACCGTGGGTCTCCTCCGGTGACCGGTACTCCGTCGTGTAACACCTCTTGCAGATGACCCATCCCCGCTCGCTGGCCCTAAAATCTCCCAGTTCCGTGGGAGGAGGCAGCCACCGGAGGAGCCCGACCCCCCCGGGGGGGACGACGGCCCGGGGGGCACCAACCCCAGGAAGAGGGACCGGGGCTGCgacccccccggctccccgccaCCGTCCGCAGCCCGCAGTAGGTTTGACCCGAGGCAGCTCTGCGGCCCCGGGGGGTGCCCGGGTGCTGCCGACCCTTCATCCCCACCCTGAGCCgtgcagggtgctgctggaggggcaACCGAGTACCACCCTTGGGTCATCCatgcttctcctcttcctcctgccctggtgtCTTCGTCCCAGCCCCGAAACCGAAGCGACGGTGCCTGGAAGCCGTTAA includes these proteins:
- the RPUSD1 gene encoding RNA pseudouridylate synthase domain-containing protein 1 isoform X1, coding for MEPGTIDNLSILYQSSDFIVVNKHWDIRIDSKMWYETLTLQSQLKYRFPELADPDTYYGFRFCHQLDFSTSGALCVALNKAAAGSAYKCFKDRLVTKAYLALVRGHVSQSRMTIRYAIGKNTTEGMTHMMCIDGTEGCENPKPCQSELIVLEHGSYSGDPVTKVLLQPLTGRTHQLRVHCSAIGHPIVGDFTYSHKKDSSPYRMMLHAYYLRIPTGKELIEVCAPDPFVTAMDSNWVPHHVTHRLDETIQELKDKVMRNGEEEEESQEAVLGGGGDEAPSEAKSVETEEQRARCEQWLAEWALE
- the RPUSD1 gene encoding RNA pseudouridylate synthase domain-containing protein 1 isoform X2, which codes for MWYETLTLQSQLKYRFPELADPDTYYGFRFCHQLDFSTSGALCVALNKAAAGSAYKCFKDRLVTKAYLALVRGHVSQSRMTIRYAIGKNTTEGMTHMMCIDGTEGCENPKPCQSELIVLEHGSYSGDPVTKVLLQPLTGRTHQLRVHCSAIGHPIVGDFTYSHKKDSSPYRMMLHAYYLRIPTGKELIEVCAPDPFVTAMDSNWVPHHVTHRLDETIQELKDKVMRNGEEEEESQEAVLGGGGDEAPSEAKSVETEEQRARCEQWLAEWALE